gaaagcaagaaattcgaaaaagaaaacagaatcctttcaaaaattaaaaatctgtTAGAGACGCGTTTGAGTATAATATCAATTAGAAGACTTGTAAGACTTGTATAGCAGAATCATTTGTATGTAGAGATTAattcttttaatatatatataaaaaaacatatattttttcatgtataaaaaagaaaacatatttttaactaaacctTGAAATTTATCATTTATGAGAAGAAATAATAATGGATCCAGTTACATTCGCCATTAGGCCTGACCTATTTAATTAAGGTCCGTTTCATATTTAATAAGAAATGGACCCGTGCATGCAAGTGTCAAGAGTTATCTCGTTAGTAAGTGTCGGGGATTCGAATCCCATTTTGTGCATGTAGCAATTTATTGGCTAGCGACAAAttcttaaatggagctcagtaaCCTGACGAATTAGTTCTTAACCTGTCGGATTAAGAAATACCGTggaaaatcaaacaaaaaaaaaggaaatggacccgtacttttaatatttttgttaaaaaaaaatcatttaataGTATACACACAAAGCCTAGTTTTAGTAGTCTTGTTTTGCAATAGGTGTATCCGAGTTTAAAATTTAGGTGAGGTTAATTATAGatagaaatttttaatattagatGTGTGAGTGTGTAATGTGAATAAGTATAATATATAATGCTTATAGTTAAAGGTTGTCCAAGCCAaacatttaataaaaaaatatctccTATATCCGGCTTGTTTATTAATTGTGTTGTTGGGGATCACTTATTCGAAGgcagcaaaagaaataaaaaaataaataaataaaagtaggaAGTTAATCATTATCCTGTACTTAAatataagtaattttttttaaagtaaaaaatatagTCATACTTATTATATTTGGATTGAAAATTATATTAcagtttcattttttttaaataatgatttaatatcatttatatattaatattaatataaaataatttaaccatctaataaataaaatttaattatttattttaatgatATTAATTAATAGTTCAAAATAATGATATTCaacattttaataaaaatatcttgtATAATGTACAGATGCTAATTATTATCTAGTAGTAAAatgttataatttaaaaaaattaaagaaaaatcttaaaaagaaaaaaatacttatttttattttaatttattttttctttttctttttcttttttctttttttccaatCAAGAAGCACAAATAACAACGGTATTATTGCAGGCAATAACAAGGGTACAAGTAAGACAAAAACCTTGATAATCATCATAGTGAGTGTGTTGGTGGCATTAGTTCTACTAAGTTGTGGCATCTACTTCTTATGGAGGAAGAATCAATCAAATCATGGTAACTAACACTATTCAAGTTCTCTAACCTCATTTCAATAAACATTATAAACTCATATCATAAACTTTTTATCTGTAGATGCATTATTGTCAGAGACCACTCCTATATCAATACATTATAACCCTTATCAAGGTCAAGGAGACGATTCATTGAATGCTGACCTTCCTACAATTCCTCTATTTTGGATTCGACAGAACACTAATAACTTTTCAGATTCTTGCAAATTAGGGGAAGGTGGATTTGGTCCTGTTTATAAGGTATCACTGAATATTTCAATGTGGAAACCAAGCTCTATATgcatataatttattaatttaattttgatacccTATCAGAGTAAAATAGTTATACCCGTGCATCCAATCAGTAACGCCACATCAGTAAAAATACTCAAATAACTaccttttattttaattttgtgaatGATAATTGAAAAGAACGGATGTGATTGCATGACTGTATAAAACGCTTTACATTGTcagtgtatcaaaattaaactcataatTATGAAACTTAATTTATTCAAAACAAATTCATAAGTACTCATTTGTGTGTTTACTCTTTTACTTTTACTAATTGTGCAATCATTGCAATGACTTTTGTACtggatttttctttctttgcaaaATCTATATTTAGGGAAGCTTACAAGATGGGACAGAAGTTGCCATCAAAAGACTCTCAAAAACATCTGGCCAAGGTTTAGATGAGTTCAAGAATGAAGTAATCTTCATAGCCAAACTACAACATAGGAACCTTGTGAGACTGTTGGGTTGTTGTGTTGAGGAAAATGAAAAGCTGCTTATATACGAGTACATGTCCAATTCAAGCCTTGCCCTTCATCTATTCGGTAAGTATTAAAGTAATGATAAGTAGTTGAGAGTTAGTAGTTAGTAGATTAATATTTATGAAATTAGTTGATAATATCCCTATAAATAACGTGACTCTTGTATTATGTCAAAATAACTTCAATACATATTTATCATTTCCTTTAATTCTGTCTCTATTTTCTTGTTAGTAAGTTTTGTTACTATAGAACCTCGTGcctttaaaattttactttcaattcaattttctCTTAGTTGCTGATATtgaatgatacaatataaaaacaCTCTTTTATGtaacttctcttttttttaatgtatttcaTTACATAAGTAATTTTGTCAAGAAACATTTCTTATCTTGTTGTCAGACGTGGAAAAACGAAAGCAACTAAGTTGGAAGGTTCGAATGAATATTATCAAAGGAATCGCACGAGGACTTCTGTACCTTCATGAAGACTCTAGACTTAAAATAATTCATAGAGATATGAAAGCTAGTAATGTTCTACTTGATCAAGATATGAATCCAAAAATATCAGATTTTGGATTAGCAAGAACATTTGAAAAAGGCCAGAACGAAGAAAACACTAGAAGGGTTATGGGCACCTAGTATGTCATATTAATGTTATATATATGTGTTGTTacattattttgtattttggcAAAACTAACAATATTCTATTGATTTTTTAAACAGCGGATATATGGCTCCCGAATATGCTATGGAAGGGTTATATTCAGTAAAATCAGACGTTTTTAGTTTTGGAGTTCTTTTACTAGAAATCATTGCTGGCAAAAGGAATAGTGGATTCTATCTTTCAGATCATGGTCAAAGTCTTCTTGTATATGTTAGTTTTCTTGATTCCATTAcagtattttaaaataaattgcTATTACAAAACATATGGGCATATCTGTTTAatttttactatatatattaatatcCATATTTTTGTGCAGAGTTGGAAACTATGGTGTGAAGGAGAATGTTTAGAGTTAGTAGATCCTATATTAGAAAATACATACATAAGAAGTGAAGTTACAAGGTGTATTCATATTGGTTTGCTGTGTGTACAAGAAGATGCAATAGATCGACCAATAATGTCTACGGTGGTTGTTATGTTAGCAAGTGAGACAATGACACTTCCTAATCCTAATCATCCTGCATTTTCAGTTGGAAGAAAGTTCGGTAAAGAAGACGAGTCAACATCAAAGACTTCTAAAGATAATATCTCTGTCAATGAAGTATCAATCTCAAATGTTTTTCCTAGATAAGTAGTATATACAACGATATAAAAACTGTTTTAGAATTGCCTGATGTACAAGTAATTACGTCAACATAGTTGAACCATTCTTGTTTTAACCGAGTGTTGTGGTTCAATTATTAAAGATATGCAATCTGCTCATCATGCAAATATTATAATTTCTCTTAGATTATATGTGTTTATGGATTAAGCTATACCACAAGGAATGTAACCAATATTTTGATGTTTTGGCCCCGATAATTAAGAGTAGTTGATGATGGGATAGAAGttaattttattgttgttaataGAAAAATGTTTGGGTTAGTAAACCAAAATGCTAGATCTTTtctcaaattataaaaataagaatatgaagcaatttttattattatgtaaaaTCTGATGATAGGTATGGTTTTGTCTTTAGAAAATGAGTTTTGGAATATTTTTTAGTTGTAACAAATGTCTATTCTCTCCATTATTAGTGACCCTTGGATTTCTCTTCGGTGGACACCTTTAAAAATAATTGTGATGTTAGCTATTTTGGTAATGGTGCTCATATTGATTTTACTTATGTTAGCAAAGATTGGAAAGGAATATGGCAAAAGACTGTTTGGGAACAATTGAGATTTATGGTATTCTGCAAGAAGAGTTTTTATTTGctatttgaaaagatttttagTCTGGTATTCGAAGCAAAGAGATATTATATGTGAGATATACTATATGGAGGTCTTTATTATTGTCAATAATTTTCAGGATTAGTTTGATTTTATTGATCATTTGGTGTTGAAAATTTGAGATATCATATTTTAGAAATAGTGTGCTGAACGAACTACGGTTGATCTTGAGAAATACAAACACAGTAGCAGACATTGTGGCAAAGATTGCAATCAGTGGCGGAgcttgaaaaattttttttggaggggccaaaaatcttaataaaaaaattatataatagtatttatattaaaataaaatttataaatataattattttatttttaaatttattattaatatgtaggaTTATATTTggttaagattaataaaatataattttgattttaattaataaaaatttttgtttaggttaataagccaatttgattttaaataaaaaatcaatttaaaaaaatcagtttttacatgaaaaaaattagtttttgcatataagaaattatttttatttaaaaaactaatttttttatctaaaaattgattttttatttaaattatacaaaatttattataacttataaattattttttaatattttaaaaaattaattttacttttgataatatttatttCTCAAAAGtctcaagattaattatttttattattacttttattataaattaaataatataatataacaaaacaaagtcttaaatttctaataaaataaaaatatcaaaatttattaatttaaacaGTGTTATACTATAATGGCATTAAATTTGTAAagttgatttaaaaataaaataataattttttattaataactgATATTACTATtagttatattataatttttattattttaaaaataaaataaaataaaataaaataatgcatGAAGTTATATGAGAAACTAAATATAATTTAGTATTAATCCTAtaatgatatttaatttgtaaCGTTGATTTAAAGATATGTCACTTGTTGTTGATTTAAATATATGCTATTTGTTATGTCAAATAGGATAGGATAAAAAgtttgaaagaatgatgaagatgaacataaaattaaaatacattaagttaaaaatatatcaatttaatcaaacaaattaattttattttctttaaagtaGAATTACTAATACTTTTACAAAAACTTTGCCCCCTTTTGCCTTAACAAAGCTTCACCACGGATTGCAATGAAGGCCCTTTCTTTTCAAATGAAGCTTCCATGGTCTTagaaaaaatttaagaatagTATTTAGTGccttttttaaacaattttttatttgtttttctttcttagttattatttgttttttttttgtcacaaaaaaatcatatttatcatatttttttaaattatttttgtcaataataTAATACTTAGAAAATTTACGTATTTAAAACATTTAGAAGAATACCTTGCATAACTACAACTTTTCTtccaaatattttatatatttacatattttacgtcttgtattttaaaaaattgtaattgCGTAACGTTTT
This sequence is a window from Arachis stenosperma cultivar V10309 chromosome 10, arast.V10309.gnm1.PFL2, whole genome shotgun sequence. Protein-coding genes within it:
- the LOC130955244 gene encoding cysteine-rich receptor-like protein kinase 10 isoform X3 — translated: MQSLIKNATVETNLLYAMGEFNSDGSSGERYGFVQCSRDLTSDHCRQCLNSMLDQVPKCCATKVGWQVGAPSCLIKYDDYMFYKITTSQGPSPSFNSALSSAINLNKCNNKGTSKTKTLIIIIVSVLVALVLLSCGIYFLWRKNQSNHDALLSETTPISIHYNPYQGQGDDSLNADLPTIPLFWIRQNTNNFSDSCKLGEGGFGPVYKGSLQDGTEVAIKRLSKTSGQGLDEFKNEVIFIAKLQHRNLVRLLGCCVEENEKLLIYEYMSNSSLALHLFDVEKRKQLSWKVRMNIIKGIARGLLYLHEDSRLKIIHRDMKASNVLLDQDMNPKISDFGLARTFEKGQNEENTRRVMGTYGYMAPEYAMEGLYSVKSDVFSFGVLLLEIIAGKRNSGFYLSDHGQSLLVYSWKLWCEGECLELVDPILENTYIRSEVTRCIHIGLLCVQEDAIDRPIMSTVVVMLASETMTLPNPNHPAFSVGRKFGKEDESTSKTSKDNISVNEVSISNVFPR
- the LOC130955244 gene encoding cysteine-rich receptor-like protein kinase 10 isoform X2; amino-acid sequence: MMETKLTTTILGFFLLSFFICFTTTRAQSSHYVGDDCKNSMEESLTSGFKINLNSVLSWLSSDATTSKGYNHTAIGTATGDAVYGLYDCRGDVTGIFCQFCVSTAASDIVRRCPNRSSAVIWYNYCILRYSNHDFFGNLTITPSWQFPGTKNSTNSTQELQKAETYMQSLIKNATVETNLLYAMGEFNSDGSSGERYGFVQCSRDLTSDHCRQCLNSMLDQVPKCCATKVGWQVGAPSCLIKYDDYMFYKITTSQGPSPSFNSGNNKGTSKTKTLIIIIVSVLVALVLLSCGIYFLWRKNQSNHDALLSETTPISIHYNPYQGQGDDSLNADLPTIPLFWIRQNTNNFSDSCKLGEGGFGPVYKGSLQDGTEVAIKRLSKTSGQGLDEFKNEVIFIAKLQHRNLVRLLGCCVEENEKLLIYEYMSNSSLALHLFDVEKRKQLSWKVRMNIIKGIARGLLYLHEDSRLKIIHRDMKASNVLLDQDMNPKISDFGLARTFEKGQNEENTRRVMGTYGYMAPEYAMEGLYSVKSDVFSFGVLLLEIIAGKRNSGFYLSDHGQSLLVYSWKLWCEGECLELVDPILENTYIRSEVTRCIHIGLLCVQEDAIDRPIMSTVVVMLASETMTLPNPNHPAFSVGRKFGKEDESTSKTSKDNISVNEVSISNVFPR
- the LOC130955244 gene encoding cysteine-rich receptor-like protein kinase 10 isoform X1, which translates into the protein MMETKLTTTILGFFLLSFFICFTTTRAQSSHYVGDDCKNSMEESLTSGFKINLNSVLSWLSSDATTSKGYNHTAIGTATGDAVYGLYDCRGDVTGIFCQFCVSTAASDIVRRCPNRSSAVIWYNYCILRYSNHDFFGNLTITPSWQFPGTKNSTNSTQELQKAETYMQSLIKNATVETNLLYAMGEFNSDGSSGERYGFVQCSRDLTSDHCRQCLNSMLDQVPKCCATKVGWQVGAPSCLIKYDDYMFYKITTSQGPSPSFNSALSSAINLNKCNNKGTSKTKTLIIIIVSVLVALVLLSCGIYFLWRKNQSNHDALLSETTPISIHYNPYQGQGDDSLNADLPTIPLFWIRQNTNNFSDSCKLGEGGFGPVYKGSLQDGTEVAIKRLSKTSGQGLDEFKNEVIFIAKLQHRNLVRLLGCCVEENEKLLIYEYMSNSSLALHLFDVEKRKQLSWKVRMNIIKGIARGLLYLHEDSRLKIIHRDMKASNVLLDQDMNPKISDFGLARTFEKGQNEENTRRVMGTYGYMAPEYAMEGLYSVKSDVFSFGVLLLEIIAGKRNSGFYLSDHGQSLLVYSWKLWCEGECLELVDPILENTYIRSEVTRCIHIGLLCVQEDAIDRPIMSTVVVMLASETMTLPNPNHPAFSVGRKFGKEDESTSKTSKDNISVNEVSISNVFPR